A region of Aminivibrio sp. DNA encodes the following proteins:
- a CDS encoding DUF1667 domain-containing protein: MSTREFTCVVCPNGCSIVVEVDDDETPVVTRVQGNVCKRGESWARQEVENPMRTIASSVPVRRGDFPLASVRTSRPIPLTKIREVMDEIRKVSLEAPVEIGDVVLSAPAGCDTEVIATRRVRKVG; this comes from the coding sequence ATGAGCACGAGAGAATTTACCTGCGTGGTCTGCCCCAACGGCTGTTCCATCGTCGTCGAGGTGGACGATGATGAAACGCCTGTAGTCACCAGGGTTCAGGGAAACGTGTGCAAACGGGGAGAATCCTGGGCCCGGCAGGAGGTGGAAAACCCCATGCGTACCATCGCTTCCAGCGTACCGGTGCGGCGGGGTGATTTTCCCCTGGCCAGCGTCCGGACCAGCCGCCCCATACCCCTGACAAAAATACGGGAGGTGATGGATGAGATCCGGAAGGTGTCCCTGGAAGCACCTGTGGAGATCGGCGACGTGGTTCTGTCGGCCCCTGCGGGGTGTGATACGGAGGTCATAGCGACCAGGAGGGTTCGGAAAGTCGGTTGA